One stretch of Francisella sp. LA112445 DNA includes these proteins:
- a CDS encoding site-specific integrase produces MTIAKEKTAPKKITKDEHIEDLKAEDKEYKRSIGDGLYLRVDINGKKTWQSRYTIDKKRKWFCHGSFDNIKIDDAKIKNLELKKKIASGEDLEVKTEKPVKITVADMAREYILFQESNNRTPDFIKKMTNVINNHIIPQIGSRSVKSVKRKDCIELLWLLADKGATRKKTLSALKGIFRTAIYKDLIEHSPANELSDALPKYQAKPMSHISPLHNKKQLKALLIDLDSYDKGTTVIKHALMLLPYIVLRPKEIVSLKWDQYDADKSRIIIPAEVMKMRKDHIVCLSKQAKQILENLRAESYDSEYIFPSFYRDRTGHISYESLGKAIRLMGYNGIDKPKQTLHGFRHIYSTAIHELQEQHHFSELAIELVLAHSDKNRSRASYNFADKLGERAKIMQVYADWIDNLKNS; encoded by the coding sequence ATGACAATTGCAAAAGAAAAAACAGCACCTAAAAAGATTACAAAAGATGAGCATATTGAAGACTTAAAAGCTGAAGATAAGGAGTATAAAAGGTCTATAGGAGACGGACTCTATCTTAGAGTAGATATAAATGGTAAAAAAACATGGCAATCTCGATATACTATCGACAAAAAAAGAAAATGGTTTTGTCATGGATCTTTTGACAATATCAAAATTGATGATGCTAAAATTAAAAACCTAGAATTAAAGAAAAAAATTGCTAGTGGTGAAGATTTAGAAGTCAAAACTGAAAAACCAGTAAAAATAACCGTAGCGGATATGGCTAGAGAATATATTCTATTTCAAGAATCTAATAACCGTACTCCAGATTTTATCAAAAAAATGACTAATGTTATAAATAATCATATTATCCCACAAATTGGTAGTAGAAGTGTCAAATCAGTAAAAAGAAAAGATTGTATAGAATTACTATGGCTTCTAGCTGATAAAGGAGCAACAAGGAAAAAAACATTATCAGCTCTAAAAGGTATTTTTAGAACTGCTATATACAAAGACTTGATAGAACATAGCCCTGCTAATGAGCTATCTGATGCCTTGCCCAAGTATCAAGCTAAGCCCATGTCTCATATAAGTCCATTACACAATAAAAAACAGCTTAAAGCGTTACTAATAGATCTAGACAGCTATGATAAAGGAACGACTGTAATTAAACATGCTCTAATGCTACTACCATATATAGTATTACGACCAAAAGAAATAGTATCTCTCAAGTGGGATCAATATGATGCTGATAAATCTAGAATAATAATACCTGCTGAGGTAATGAAAATGCGTAAAGATCATATTGTTTGCTTATCAAAACAAGCTAAACAGATACTTGAGAATCTTAGAGCAGAAAGTTATGACAGTGAATATATATTCCCATCGTTTTATAGAGATAGGACTGGTCATATTTCTTATGAATCGCTTGGTAAGGCTATTAGGCTAATGGGTTATAATGGAATTGATAAGCCTAAGCAAACATTACATGGCTTTAGACATATATATAGTACGGCAATTCATGAGCTACAAGAGCAACATCATTTCAGTGAGTTAGCTATAGAGCTTGTACTAGCTCATAGTGATAAAAACAGATCTAGAGCTAGCTATAATTTCGCAGATAAACTTGGTGAGAGAGCTAAAATAATGCAAGTATATGCTGACTGGATAGATAATCTAAAAAACTCTTAG
- a CDS encoding sterol desaturase family protein, producing MNAAKFKNILSTGYWSDFYVYPIATIIFFCYGLYTLNFNIKTVAVLFIIGIILGSFIEYFIHRVLFHHCPVFKELHRLHHDKPIELIGSPTYVSLPVYTVCVFMPLCIITANIAYASIIFSAFLLDLLLYFIVHHTTHHVRSKKGSVLHWYKIHHAMHHTNPNVNFSVAFPIWDIIFRTKQKK from the coding sequence ATGAATGCTGCTAAATTCAAAAATATTCTTAGTACTGGTTACTGGAGTGATTTTTATGTCTATCCAATAGCTACAATTATATTTTTTTGCTATGGCTTATATACACTTAATTTTAATATAAAAACTGTAGCTGTATTATTTATAATTGGTATTATTCTTGGATCATTTATTGAGTATTTTATTCATAGAGTGCTTTTTCATCATTGTCCTGTATTTAAAGAGCTTCATCGACTACATCATGATAAGCCAATTGAGCTTATAGGTAGTCCTACATATGTATCTTTGCCTGTGTATACGGTCTGTGTTTTTATGCCATTATGTATTATTACTGCTAATATAGCCTATGCTAGTATCATTTTTAGTGCCTTTTTGTTAGATCTACTACTATATTTTATAGTTCATCATACGACACATCATGTTAGATCAAAGAAAGGGTCAGTATTGCACTGGTACAAGATACATCATGCGATGCATCATACTAATCCAAATGTAAATTTTTCAGTGGCATTTCCTATTTGGGATATTATCTTTCGTACTAAGCAAAAAAAATAA
- the rlmKL gene encoding bifunctional 23S rRNA (guanine(2069)-N(7))-methyltransferase RlmK/23S rRNA (guanine(2445)-N(2))-methyltransferase RlmL: protein MQKYTFFVSCAKGIELLLKDELLRLNITSYEKLAGVEFEGTLEQAYKVCIYSHLASQVMLKIATEKVTDQQSLYDFISSINWLSYFDVDKSFKIIISGKHYDFNNTMFVSQKTKDAIVDQFRRETNQRPDIDTENPSNVIKLHLHKQFVNVFLCLNIDSLHKRSYRQFQGQAPLKESLAAAILLKAGWLDELKKDQPILIDPMCGSGTILIEAALMAKNTAPILLNKEFKIFDSKIYDEILWENLINEAKKVQISTNAIIQGYDIDNNVLDKAEKNIYQADVDDVINIKRRDIRDLENEFDSEGLIVTNPPYGERLYGDQLDELLDIFNGFGDRLSQDFHGWKVAILTSFADSIKEMQLRTTKRNKFYNGAIETTLYQFDINEHAKFKHESQLEKNIRIAEASAQKSEEHIDFSNKLKKNIKSLKPWLKQAGVECYRLYDADIPTFAVAVDIYGEHVFLQEYRADATIDQNIAKQRFYQAIYQIHNTLGIAYENIHTRVRQRQKGKKQYQKENDKNNFHVINEFDAKFYVNFDDYLDTGIFLDHRKIRQLVAKAAKNKTLLNLFSYTCTASVHSALKGAKTTSVDMSNTYLEWGKNNFTLNNIDHKKHNFIQADCIGWLKANTEKFDVIFLDPPTFSNSKRMDDILDVQRDHELLINLAMDSLKKDGVLYFSNNYRRFKISQEIIDKFSCENIDKKCLSRDFLSNKNIHNCWEIKYK, encoded by the coding sequence ATGCAAAAATACACATTTTTTGTTAGTTGCGCAAAGGGCATCGAACTACTGTTAAAAGACGAATTACTTAGATTAAATATCACATCATATGAAAAACTAGCTGGTGTTGAATTTGAAGGAACACTAGAACAAGCTTACAAAGTTTGTATATATTCACACTTAGCAAGCCAAGTTATGCTAAAAATAGCTACTGAGAAAGTTACTGATCAGCAAAGCTTATATGACTTTATATCTTCGATAAACTGGCTGAGTTACTTTGATGTAGATAAATCTTTTAAAATCATAATTTCTGGTAAGCACTATGATTTTAACAATACTATGTTTGTCTCACAAAAAACAAAAGATGCTATTGTTGATCAATTTCGTAGAGAGACAAACCAACGTCCAGATATCGATACTGAAAACCCAAGTAATGTAATCAAACTTCATTTACATAAACAGTTTGTAAATGTGTTTTTATGTTTAAATATCGATAGCTTACATAAGCGTAGCTATAGACAATTCCAGGGTCAAGCTCCTCTTAAAGAATCTCTAGCAGCTGCTATACTTTTAAAAGCAGGGTGGTTAGATGAGCTAAAAAAAGATCAACCTATACTTATAGATCCTATGTGTGGTTCAGGGACTATCCTTATCGAAGCTGCACTTATGGCAAAAAATACTGCTCCTATTCTATTGAATAAAGAATTCAAAATATTTGATTCAAAAATTTATGACGAAATTCTTTGGGAAAACCTTATAAATGAAGCAAAGAAAGTTCAAATATCAACTAATGCAATCATACAAGGTTATGATATTGATAATAATGTATTAGATAAGGCAGAGAAAAATATTTATCAAGCTGATGTTGATGATGTTATAAACATCAAACGCAGAGATATTCGAGATCTTGAAAATGAGTTTGATAGTGAAGGATTAATAGTTACAAATCCTCCATATGGTGAGAGATTATATGGTGATCAACTTGATGAACTTTTAGATATTTTTAATGGCTTTGGTGATAGATTATCTCAGGATTTTCATGGTTGGAAAGTAGCTATTCTTACAAGCTTTGCTGACTCAATCAAAGAAATGCAACTTCGTACTACAAAACGCAATAAGTTCTATAATGGTGCTATTGAAACAACTCTTTATCAATTTGATATAAATGAGCATGCAAAGTTTAAGCATGAAAGTCAACTTGAAAAAAATATCCGTATAGCAGAAGCAAGTGCACAAAAATCTGAAGAACATATAGATTTTTCAAATAAGCTTAAAAAGAATATTAAAAGTTTAAAACCATGGTTAAAACAAGCTGGAGTTGAGTGTTATCGTTTGTATGATGCGGATATTCCAACTTTTGCGGTTGCTGTAGATATATATGGTGAGCACGTGTTTTTACAAGAATATCGTGCTGATGCAACTATAGATCAAAATATTGCTAAACAAAGATTCTATCAAGCTATCTACCAGATACATAATACTTTAGGTATTGCTTATGAAAATATTCATACTCGCGTGCGTCAACGTCAAAAAGGTAAAAAGCAATATCAAAAAGAAAATGATAAAAATAATTTTCATGTAATAAATGAATTTGATGCTAAGTTTTATGTAAATTTTGATGATTATTTAGATACTGGAATTTTTCTAGATCATCGTAAGATTAGACAACTAGTTGCTAAAGCAGCTAAAAATAAAACTTTACTGAATCTTTTCAGCTATACTTGTACAGCTAGTGTTCATAGTGCTTTAAAAGGCGCTAAAACAACTAGCGTAGATATGTCTAATACATATTTAGAGTGGGGTAAAAACAACTTTACGCTAAATAATATCGATCATAAAAAGCATAACTTTATCCAAGCTGATTGTATTGGTTGGTTAAAAGCTAATACTGAGAAGTTTGATGTAATATTCTTAGATCCACCAACTTTCTCAAATTCAAAACGTATGGATGATATTTTAGATGTTCAAAGAGATCATGAGCTACTTATAAATCTGGCTATGGATTCACTTAAGAAGGATGGAGTACTATATTTTTCAAATAACTATAGACGCTTTAAAATTTCTCAAGAAATCATTGATAAGTTCAGCTGTGAAAATATTGATAAAAAATGTCTTTCAAGAGACTTCCTGTCTAATAAAAATATTCATAATTGTTGGGAGATTAAATATAAATAA
- the fmt gene encoding methionyl-tRNA formyltransferase gives MSKLNIIFAGTPDISAQLLKDLYNTKHNIQAVLTQPDRAKGRGKKVQFSPVKEIALENNTPVFQPLSFKKNPEVLEQIKELKPDVIVVIAYGIIVPKAFLDIPKYGCLNIHVSLLPKWRGAAPIQRAIQSGDKKTGICIMQMDEGLDTGDILNILEVDIQDTDTSQTLYDKFARLSIQPLMETLDTIETIKHKPQEGQPTYAHKITKQEGLVDFNTTSWQISCHIRAFTPWPSAFFILDNQTVKVGQFEILEQSCNKTPGTILNISKLGFDICTSDKVIRFKQLQFPNKKMLEIADILNGNDLSKYIGHKIG, from the coding sequence ATGAGTAAGTTAAATATAATTTTTGCAGGGACTCCCGATATATCAGCTCAACTCCTAAAAGATTTATATAATACTAAACATAATATTCAAGCAGTACTTACGCAACCAGATAGAGCAAAAGGGCGAGGTAAAAAAGTTCAGTTCTCACCAGTTAAAGAAATTGCTTTGGAAAATAATACTCCAGTTTTTCAACCGCTGTCTTTTAAGAAAAATCCAGAAGTTTTAGAGCAAATCAAAGAGCTAAAACCTGATGTGATTGTTGTTATAGCTTATGGAATTATAGTACCAAAAGCATTTTTAGACATTCCAAAATATGGTTGTTTAAATATACATGTTTCATTATTACCAAAATGGCGTGGTGCAGCTCCAATTCAGCGAGCTATTCAATCAGGAGATAAAAAAACCGGCATTTGTATTATGCAAATGGATGAAGGCCTAGACACTGGAGATATCTTAAATATTCTAGAAGTTGATATCCAAGATACTGACACATCACAAACTTTATATGATAAGTTTGCTAGATTATCAATACAGCCTCTAATGGAAACTCTAGATACCATTGAAACAATTAAGCATAAGCCTCAAGAAGGTCAACCAACATATGCTCATAAAATAACTAAACAAGAAGGCTTGGTAGATTTTAATACAACATCTTGGCAAATTAGCTGTCATATAAGAGCATTTACTCCATGGCCATCAGCATTTTTCATATTAGATAATCAAACTGTTAAAGTAGGGCAGTTTGAAATATTAGAGCAGTCATGTAACAAAACACCTGGAACGATACTTAATATATCAAAATTAGGTTTTGATATCTGTACTAGTGATAAAGTTATAAGATTTAAACAGTTACAGTTCCCAAATAAGAAAATGCTAGAAATAGCTGATATTTTAAATGGTAATGACTTAAGCAAATATATTGGACATAAGATAGGATAG
- the gshB gene encoding glutathione synthase gives MKVGFIIDNLNSFNISKDSTFMMLQAAQDKGWEVYTFYLDDLYIINGDPKGNSLKIKIHKNKQTWYEVLSQHNDFSLLDLDCIFMRKDPPFDMEYIYVTYMLDLAKKNGVLIVNNPQALRDFNEKVAISNYPKFAPHTLITRSYNQINKFYEKHKDIIVKPLDGMGGSSIFRIKDGDKNKNVILEVLTEHQSKYIMVQDYQKAIKEGDKRILIVNGEPIKYLLARVPSEKDNRGNLAAGATAEVRELKDSDYKIAKKVAKKLKKQGVMFAGIDVIGDKLTEVNITSPTGIQEIYKATKINAASLLMQAVEQKIEKMREENKDSE, from the coding sequence ATGAAAGTTGGATTTATAATAGATAACTTAAATTCTTTTAATATTTCAAAAGATAGTACTTTTATGATGTTACAAGCAGCTCAAGACAAAGGCTGGGAAGTTTATACATTTTATCTTGATGATTTATATATTATAAATGGTGATCCGAAAGGTAATTCTCTTAAAATAAAAATTCATAAAAATAAACAAACATGGTACGAGGTTTTATCTCAGCATAATGATTTTTCATTATTAGATCTAGATTGTATATTTATGCGTAAAGATCCTCCTTTTGATATGGAGTATATTTATGTGACATATATGCTAGATTTAGCTAAGAAAAATGGGGTTTTAATCGTTAATAATCCGCAAGCTTTAAGAGATTTTAATGAAAAAGTTGCTATTTCAAATTATCCAAAATTTGCTCCACATACACTAATCACTAGAAGCTACAATCAAATTAATAAATTTTATGAAAAACATAAAGATATTATAGTTAAGCCATTAGATGGTATGGGTGGTAGTTCTATTTTTAGAATTAAAGATGGTGATAAAAATAAAAATGTGATTTTAGAAGTTTTAACAGAACATCAATCAAAGTATATAATGGTTCAAGATTATCAAAAAGCAATCAAAGAAGGTGATAAGAGAATATTGATTGTTAATGGGGAGCCTATAAAATATCTACTAGCTCGCGTTCCAAGTGAAAAAGATAATAGAGGGAACTTAGCAGCAGGAGCTACAGCTGAAGTTAGAGAACTAAAAGATAGTGATTATAAAATCGCTAAGAAAGTTGCTAAAAAACTTAAGAAACAAGGCGTAATGTTTGCGGGTATTGATGTAATAGGCGATAAACTTACTGAAGTTAATATTACAAGTCCAACAGGCATACAAGAGATTTACAAAGCTACAAAAATAAATGCCGCAAGCCTATTAATGCAAGCCGTAGAACAAAAAATTGAAAAAATGAGAGAAGAAAATAAGGATAGTGAATAA
- a CDS encoding MFS transporter, whose amino-acid sequence MINYKELPKGVLHINLIQIFSTVGYAVLMGLLNFYLTNYIGISKTEANTLTSSFFAINFLFHFLGGTVGGRYLSFRGLFFVSLFLQFVGLCLIAIHTKAIVLMGMATFITGSGLNVSCINMMLTQLFDQNDKRRRIAFSVNYSFMNIGFVASFFIAGYLQGIGSYSAAFYFAAICLLIATVIHLSAWKYVNDKSTYFVETFSLLDKKFFVAPLIIIGCLVFAYILMHHPVFASYLIYVAFIAILIFMLIFAAKQSHQYKLKIYVYLILSVASMVFACVQGLQSTALENFVEFNTTKSLFGIPMAPATVNMFESLGVIIFGFILAMSMKRRQRNNNPYQPGFLVVKGLAVYVIAFLMIPLGIFLAGGGKSNVIFPILLLIIVAMGEIHVNAVNYAMAGEMMDPKHQGLFTGYLFLNVAFGINLAGPISNYAIASTDNATTLSYQATNPMYMHIFLVMALVAFIIAAIFFFLIRFLNNILAEASTKKILESEII is encoded by the coding sequence ATGATTAACTATAAAGAACTTCCTAAGGGAGTATTACATATTAACTTGATACAAATATTCTCAACAGTTGGCTATGCTGTGCTAATGGGATTATTAAATTTTTATCTAACAAACTATATTGGTATAAGCAAAACAGAAGCAAATACTCTTACTTCTAGTTTTTTTGCAATTAATTTCCTATTTCACTTTTTAGGTGGTACTGTTGGTGGAAGATATTTGAGCTTTAGGGGCTTATTTTTTGTAAGTCTATTCTTACAGTTTGTTGGATTATGTCTAATTGCTATACATACTAAAGCAATCGTTTTAATGGGTATGGCAACTTTTATTACAGGATCTGGATTAAACGTTAGTTGTATAAACATGATGCTGACTCAACTTTTTGACCAAAATGATAAACGTCGTAGAATAGCATTTTCAGTAAACTATAGCTTTATGAATATTGGCTTTGTAGCAAGCTTCTTTATTGCTGGATATCTTCAAGGGATTGGTTCATATAGTGCAGCATTTTATTTTGCAGCTATTTGTTTATTAATAGCAACAGTAATTCATTTATCTGCATGGAAGTATGTTAATGACAAATCTACATATTTTGTCGAAACGTTTTCTTTATTAGATAAAAAATTTTTTGTGGCTCCTTTGATAATAATAGGTTGTTTAGTCTTTGCTTATATTCTAATGCATCATCCAGTATTTGCATCATATCTTATCTATGTAGCATTTATCGCGATTCTAATTTTTATGCTGATTTTTGCAGCGAAACAGTCGCACCAATATAAGCTAAAAATCTACGTTTATCTAATTTTATCAGTTGCAAGTATGGTCTTTGCTTGTGTTCAAGGCTTACAATCAACAGCACTAGAAAATTTTGTTGAATTTAATACGACAAAGTCATTATTTGGTATACCAATGGCACCAGCTACAGTAAACATGTTTGAAAGTCTTGGAGTTATTATATTTGGTTTTATTCTTGCTATGTCAATGAAAAGAAGACAAAGAAATAATAATCCATATCAGCCAGGATTCTTAGTTGTTAAAGGTTTAGCTGTATATGTTATAGCTTTTCTTATGATACCTTTAGGTATATTTTTAGCTGGTGGTGGCAAATCAAATGTTATCTTCCCAATTTTATTATTGATTATTGTTGCTATGGGAGAAATTCATGTAAATGCCGTAAATTATGCCATGGCAGGTGAGATGATGGATCCTAAACACCAGGGCTTATTTACAGGATATTTATTTTTAAATGTAGCTTTTGGTATTAACTTAGCAGGACCGATATCAAACTATGCAATTGCATCAACTGATAATGCTACCACATTGTCATATCAGGCAACTAATCCTATGTATATGCATATATTCTTGGTAATGGCACTTGTTGCTTTTATAATAGCTGCAATATTTTTCTTTTTAATAAGATTTTTGAATAATATTTTAGCTGAAGCAAGTACAAAAAAGATTTTAGAAAGTGAAATTATTTGA
- the hemL gene encoding glutamate-1-semialdehyde 2,1-aminomutase: MDKKIEESENLFKQAQEYIPGGVNSPVRAFKSVGQDHPKFIKSAKGAYLYDVDWHKYIDYIGSWGPMILGHGDEDVLEAMQNQLENGLSYGAPCKQEIELAKKIIEIMPNIEQVRFVNSGTEATMSAIRLARAYTNKNKIIKFEGCYHGHADEFLVAAGSGALSLGQPNSPGVPEDVVKDTLVASFNDIDSIKALFEKYKDEIACIIVEPIAGNMNMIFPKDNFLAKLRELCDENNALLIFDEVMTGFRVALGGAQSIYSVKPDITTLGKVIGGGMPVGAFGGRRDIMQMISPAGSVYQAGTLSGNPLAMVAGLKTLEKISQDDFYNKLESKAQKLVNGLNEAAKLYDFNFHAKCLGGMFGLFFCSEKVEVNTFADLGKTNLSMFNKFFAYMLDNGVYLAPSAYEAGFISIVHSDEDIQKTIDLAKTFFYENSN; this comes from the coding sequence ATGGATAAGAAAATAGAAGAATCAGAAAACTTATTTAAGCAAGCTCAAGAGTATATTCCAGGAGGAGTAAACTCCCCAGTGCGCGCTTTTAAAAGTGTCGGACAAGATCATCCAAAATTCATCAAATCAGCAAAAGGCGCTTATCTTTATGATGTGGATTGGCATAAATATATAGATTATATAGGATCTTGGGGTCCAATGATTTTAGGTCATGGTGATGAAGATGTTTTAGAAGCAATGCAAAACCAGCTAGAAAATGGCCTAAGCTATGGTGCTCCATGTAAACAAGAAATAGAGCTAGCTAAAAAGATAATAGAAATTATGCCAAATATTGAACAGGTTCGTTTTGTAAACTCAGGTACAGAAGCTACTATGAGTGCTATTAGACTTGCTAGAGCGTATACTAATAAAAATAAGATAATTAAATTTGAAGGCTGCTATCATGGTCATGCAGATGAGTTTCTAGTAGCTGCTGGATCTGGAGCTCTATCATTAGGTCAACCAAATTCTCCTGGTGTTCCTGAAGATGTTGTCAAAGATACATTAGTAGCCAGTTTTAACGATATTGACTCTATCAAAGCACTTTTTGAGAAGTATAAAGATGAGATAGCCTGTATTATAGTTGAACCGATAGCTGGTAATATGAATATGATATTTCCTAAAGATAACTTCTTAGCTAAGCTTAGAGAATTATGTGATGAAAATAATGCTCTACTTATATTTGATGAAGTTATGACTGGTTTTAGAGTAGCATTAGGTGGAGCTCAAAGTATTTATAGTGTTAAGCCTGATATTACAACTTTAGGTAAAGTTATTGGTGGTGGTATGCCAGTAGGGGCTTTTGGTGGTCGTAGAGATATTATGCAAATGATCTCTCCTGCTGGATCTGTATATCAAGCAGGGACTTTATCAGGAAATCCTCTTGCAATGGTAGCAGGGTTAAAAACTTTAGAAAAAATATCACAAGATGATTTTTATAATAAACTTGAATCAAAAGCTCAGAAGCTAGTAAATGGTTTAAATGAAGCAGCAAAATTATATGATTTTAATTTTCATGCTAAATGCCTAGGTGGAATGTTTGGTTTATTCTTCTGTAGCGAGAAAGTAGAGGTTAATACTTTTGCAGACTTAGGTAAAACAAACCTAAGTATGTTTAATAAGTTTTTTGCATATATGTTAGATAATGGTGTATATTTAGCGCCCTCAGCTTATGAGGCAGGATTTATTTCAATAGTTCATAGCGATGAAGATATTCAAAAAACTATCGATCTTGCTAAAACTTTCTTTTATGAGAATTCTAACTAG
- a CDS encoding Rrf2 family transcriptional regulator yields MQIYFILSKNILENLYMNLTSFTDYSLRILIILGSNPTQKYKTKDLVNILDIKLNHATKIINNLSNLNYIQSYKGRFGGISISPNIYDIKLSEIIKKLEPINIVECFNKDKALTCPLVQNCKLKAILNQATNDFIKRLGNYTFSDICTITSDTQILPS; encoded by the coding sequence ATGCAAATTTATTTTATACTTTCTAAAAATATTTTAGAAAATCTATATATGAACTTAACGTCATTTACTGACTATTCATTAAGAATTTTGATAATTCTAGGATCAAATCCAACGCAAAAATACAAAACTAAGGATTTGGTAAATATCTTAGATATAAAGCTTAATCATGCTACAAAGATTATAAATAATTTGTCGAATTTAAATTATATACAATCATATAAAGGTAGATTTGGCGGAATATCTATATCTCCTAATATTTACGATATTAAATTATCAGAGATTATTAAGAAATTAGAACCAATAAATATAGTTGAATGTTTCAACAAAGATAAAGCTTTAACATGTCCATTAGTACAAAACTGCAAACTTAAAGCTATTCTAAATCAGGCAACTAACGATTTTATTAAAAGATTAGGTAATTATACTTTTTCAGATATTTGTACAATTACAAGTGATACTCAAATTTTACCTAGTTAG
- the hmpA gene encoding NO-inducible flavohemoprotein, whose product MLSQKTVDTIKATIPVLEENGVALTRHFYNRMFEHNPEVKKFFNLSRQKNSNQPEALAAAILAYARNIDNLDALGQAVELIAQKHASLQVKAEHYPIVGTNLIESIKELLNLSDNDDVIIAWTEAYNLLAEVLINREKNIYNEKLEQYGWNDFKKFSVVKKEKESINTYSFYLKNDSIKNFNFKPGQYITVRFPYKNTTTMRNYSISSATNEDYLRITVKKEQKGNISQHFFNDINVGDSIEVAPPSGEFFLDLEQKSDAPLVFISAGIGITPLISMLLSELKTNNTRRVVFVCGKKSKLEHPFADLLKRLTKENPRLKTIFFYESVEKDEAKLGLVNLDIVNKQLENEASNAQYFFCGPTDFMLSIQEGLLKNGINNDNIHFEFFGSKTF is encoded by the coding sequence ATGCTAAGCCAAAAAACTGTAGATACAATAAAAGCAACAATTCCAGTGTTAGAAGAAAATGGAGTAGCTCTAACAAGACATTTCTATAATAGAATGTTCGAACATAATCCAGAAGTTAAGAAATTCTTTAATCTATCTCGCCAGAAAAACTCTAATCAACCTGAAGCTCTAGCTGCAGCGATCCTAGCTTATGCTAGAAATATTGATAACCTAGATGCTCTTGGTCAAGCAGTTGAATTAATTGCACAAAAACATGCTTCTTTACAAGTTAAAGCTGAGCATTATCCTATTGTTGGAACTAATCTAATAGAGTCAATCAAAGAACTATTAAACTTATCTGATAACGATGATGTTATTATAGCTTGGACTGAAGCTTATAATTTACTAGCAGAAGTATTAATAAACCGTGAAAAAAATATTTATAATGAGAAATTAGAACAATATGGCTGGAATGACTTTAAAAAGTTTAGTGTTGTCAAAAAAGAAAAAGAAAGTATAAATACATACTCATTTTATCTGAAAAATGATTCTATTAAAAATTTTAACTTCAAACCTGGTCAATATATAACTGTAAGATTCCCATATAAAAATACTACAACTATGAGAAACTATAGTATTTCATCAGCAACAAATGAAGATTATCTAAGAATAACAGTTAAAAAAGAACAAAAAGGAAATATATCACAGCACTTTTTTAATGATATAAATGTTGGAGATAGTATTGAGGTTGCACCACCATCAGGCGAATTTTTCTTAGATCTTGAACAAAAATCAGATGCTCCTTTAGTCTTTATATCTGCAGGTATTGGTATAACTCCTCTAATAAGTATGCTCTTATCTGAATTAAAAACAAACAACACTAGAAGAGTAGTTTTTGTTTGTGGTAAGAAAAGTAAATTAGAGCATCCATTTGCAGATCTATTAAAAAGATTAACAAAAGAGAATCCTCGATTAAAGACTATTTTCTTTTATGAAAGTGTTGAAAAAGATGAAGCTAAACTAGGCCTAGTTAACTTAGACATAGTAAATAAACAATTAGAAAATGAAGCTTCAAATGCACAATATTTCTTTTGTGGACCTACAGACTTTATGCTTTCTATTCAAGAGGGATTATTAAAAAATGGCATAAATAATGATAATATCCATTTTGAATTTTTTGGCTCTAAAACTTTCTAA